One region of Pseudoalteromonas piscicida genomic DNA includes:
- a CDS encoding NAD(P)/FAD-dependent oxidoreductase, which yields MAKIAIIGSGISGMTAAYLLSRQHDVKVFEKNNYIGGHTATIDVEYQGEKLAIDTGFIVFNDRTYPKFEKLLAEIGVSRQETEMSFSVHNSRSKFEYNGHSLRTLFAQKRNLLRPTFWRLLRDIVRFNKLCKSLYEKDDYDGVETLGKLLQQHQFNEFFKLHYILPMGAAIWSTSIKEMLDFEAKFFVRFFFNHGLLDITNRPQWYVIPGGSREYVQPLVAEFKDNIVLNADIETVTRDESGVTIVFKDGSNEYFDKVVFACHSDQALALLNTPSSDEQAILGAIPYTANSVVLHTDTRLLPKRPLAWASWNYLLNEATDKAAVVTYQMNILQGLDAKHQYCVTLNHDEGIAEDKVIRRFVYHHPVFNTTSIAAQKRKAEIDGKHHSYFCGAYWFNGFHEDGVRSAVDVAEQLGISF from the coding sequence GTGGCTAAGATTGCAATAATTGGAAGCGGTATTTCAGGTATGACCGCAGCATACCTTTTAAGTCGTCAACACGACGTCAAGGTCTTTGAAAAAAATAATTATATTGGCGGACATACGGCAACCATCGATGTTGAATATCAGGGCGAAAAACTCGCAATTGATACCGGCTTTATCGTATTTAACGACAGAACTTATCCCAAATTTGAGAAGCTGCTAGCTGAAATCGGTGTCAGTCGCCAAGAAACTGAAATGAGTTTTAGTGTTCACAACAGTAGATCCAAATTCGAGTACAATGGTCATTCACTACGCACTTTATTTGCACAAAAGCGGAATCTGCTAAGGCCAACATTCTGGCGGTTGTTAAGGGATATAGTGCGTTTCAACAAGCTCTGTAAGTCCTTATATGAAAAAGACGACTATGATGGTGTTGAAACGCTTGGCAAACTATTACAGCAACACCAATTTAATGAATTTTTTAAGCTACACTATATCTTGCCGATGGGCGCTGCAATTTGGTCAACCAGCATCAAAGAGATGCTCGACTTCGAAGCCAAATTCTTTGTCCGGTTTTTCTTCAACCATGGATTATTGGACATTACTAACCGTCCTCAGTGGTATGTAATTCCGGGTGGTTCAAGGGAATACGTCCAACCATTGGTGGCAGAATTTAAGGACAATATTGTGCTTAATGCCGACATCGAGACGGTGACTCGTGACGAATCTGGTGTGACAATAGTCTTTAAGGATGGCAGCAACGAGTACTTCGATAAAGTCGTCTTTGCATGCCATAGCGATCAGGCATTGGCATTATTAAATACACCATCTAGTGATGAACAAGCGATACTAGGGGCAATCCCATATACAGCAAACTCAGTGGTGCTACACACAGATACCCGTTTATTGCCTAAGCGTCCGCTCGCATGGGCCAGTTGGAACTATTTGTTAAACGAAGCGACAGACAAAGCCGCTGTCGTCACCTATCAAATGAACATATTGCAAGGGCTTGATGCCAAACATCAATACTGTGTCACATTAAATCACGATGAAGGGATAGCTGAAGACAAAGTGATCCGCCGATTTGTTTATCATCATCCGGTATTTAATACCACCAGCATTGCAGCCCAAAAACGTAAAGCTGAAATTGATGGTAAACACCATAGTTATTTTTGCGGTGCGTACTGGTTCAACGGCTTTCATGAAGATGGTGTGAGAAGTGCGGTAGACGTGGCTGAACAACTGGGTATCTCATTTTGA
- a CDS encoding SDR family NAD(P)-dependent oxidoreductase yields the protein MSNVLITGATSGIGKGLAEYYAKQSHQVTACGRNTEVLGELENSVGVKSKAFDLTNRDEIEHNFKDINELDLVILNAGGCEYIDNPNQFDGHLFERIMNINVISIGHCLDVLLPKIKAGGQICIVSSSSAFLPLPRAEAYGASKAAVSYLARTLTATLNDVDVTLVHPGFVETPLTDKNDFPMPFIVSVNEAVEYISKGIEKRSKEIHFPKRFTLFLKLLRLLPFALWLPLAKRIARG from the coding sequence ATGAGTAATGTCTTAATTACCGGCGCAACATCAGGCATAGGTAAAGGCCTTGCTGAATACTATGCAAAACAGTCCCATCAAGTAACGGCCTGCGGCCGTAACACAGAAGTGTTAGGCGAATTGGAAAACAGCGTAGGTGTTAAGAGTAAAGCGTTTGACTTAACAAATCGCGATGAGATAGAACATAACTTCAAAGATATTAACGAGCTAGATCTCGTAATTCTCAATGCAGGTGGTTGTGAGTATATTGATAATCCCAACCAATTCGACGGCCATTTGTTTGAGCGAATAATGAATATCAATGTCATTTCAATCGGCCACTGTCTAGACGTATTACTGCCAAAAATTAAAGCCGGCGGGCAAATTTGTATTGTAAGCTCCAGTAGCGCATTTTTACCTTTACCTCGTGCTGAAGCTTATGGAGCTTCAAAGGCGGCTGTCAGCTATTTAGCGCGCACATTGACTGCAACATTAAATGACGTTGATGTAACCTTAGTCCACCCGGGTTTTGTAGAAACGCCGTTGACAGACAAAAACGACTTTCCGATGCCATTTATTGTGAGTGTCAATGAAGCTGTCGAGTACATTAGTAAAGGAATAGAGAAACGCAGCAAAGAAATACATTTTCCAAAAAGATTTACCTTATTTTTAAAACTTCTCAGGTTACTGCCGTTTGCACTGTGGTTACCTCTCGCAAAAAGGATAGCCCGTGGCTAA
- a CDS encoding nuclear transport factor 2 family protein encodes MDHRTQRFVAIYNEIDKYCLGKLASIYTENISFVDPFHKIQGLDALTSYFQGLYENVSEIEFRVTNAYQVDDVSFIYWTMSYQHPKLNGGKLIEVDGHSRLSFIGEKVAQHRDYFDSAQMLYRQVPLLGGVIRLLDKRITA; translated from the coding sequence ATGGATCACAGAACGCAGCGATTCGTGGCAATTTATAATGAAATAGACAAATACTGCCTCGGTAAATTGGCTTCAATCTACACCGAGAACATCAGTTTTGTAGACCCTTTTCATAAAATTCAAGGGCTTGATGCGCTAACGAGCTATTTTCAAGGTTTGTATGAAAATGTCTCTGAAATCGAGTTTCGTGTTACAAACGCCTATCAAGTCGATGACGTTAGCTTCATCTACTGGACTATGTCATACCAACACCCAAAGCTAAATGGCGGTAAGCTTATTGAAGTCGATGGCCATAGTCGCTTGAGCTTTATTGGCGAAAAAGTAGCGCAACATAGGGATTACTTCGACAGTGCACAAATGCTGTATCGCCAAGTCCCACTGCTCGGTGGGGTTATTCGACTATTGGATAAAAGGATCACAGCATGA
- the phrB gene encoding deoxyribodipyrimidine photo-lyase, which translates to MKTAFWFRRDLRVYGNEALIEAVNEGARDALFFYCKPQWQSHNAASIQLDLLERRLLELGNQLSEFGITLHIIEASTFAKLPEQLKAVCDDKSIDCLYANKEYEVNEVARDEACATVITLKLFDGDVVAKPGSVLTGSGEMFKVFTPFKKAWLKLFVGQQFHFSSWPLDKQLDANFEKPTFFESTNESEKWPADDNAIVAIVNRFIKDKLEDYQDDRDFPAIKGTSGLSPYLALGIVSPKQLIAQIQLHYPEVLENPSKPEFCWVNELIWREFYRHLIVAFPRLCKRFNFNDKYNAVRWRDDTQAFKLWCCGKTGYPIVDAAMRQLNKTGWMHNRLRMIVASFLTKHLLIDWREGEAYFMSKLIDGDLASNNGGWQWAASTGCDAQPYFRIFNPITQSEKFDPDGSFIRTYVPELKNVPAKHIHFPHDYLAAFGGKDDYVEPLVDHKEARARALDAFKV; encoded by the coding sequence ATGAAAACAGCTTTTTGGTTTCGCCGTGACCTCAGAGTTTACGGCAACGAGGCTTTGATTGAAGCCGTGAATGAGGGCGCACGCGATGCGCTCTTTTTTTATTGCAAACCACAGTGGCAATCACACAACGCAGCCAGTATTCAACTCGACCTGCTTGAGCGTAGATTACTTGAGCTAGGCAACCAGCTTAGTGAATTTGGCATTACGCTGCATATAATAGAAGCAAGTACATTCGCTAAACTGCCAGAGCAGCTCAAAGCAGTTTGTGATGATAAGAGCATTGATTGCTTGTACGCAAATAAAGAATATGAAGTGAATGAAGTTGCGCGCGATGAAGCCTGTGCAACTGTGATTACATTAAAATTATTCGATGGCGACGTTGTTGCTAAACCTGGCTCAGTGCTTACGGGTTCAGGTGAAATGTTTAAGGTATTTACTCCTTTTAAAAAAGCATGGTTAAAGCTCTTTGTGGGGCAGCAATTTCACTTTTCTAGCTGGCCATTAGACAAACAACTCGATGCAAATTTCGAAAAGCCGACTTTCTTTGAGTCGACTAATGAGTCTGAAAAATGGCCAGCAGATGATAATGCCATTGTCGCGATTGTAAACCGCTTCATTAAAGACAAGCTAGAAGACTACCAAGATGACCGAGACTTTCCTGCAATCAAGGGGACGTCGGGACTCAGCCCTTATTTGGCGTTAGGTATTGTGTCGCCCAAACAGCTAATCGCACAGATCCAACTTCACTATCCTGAGGTGCTTGAAAACCCAAGTAAGCCGGAGTTTTGTTGGGTGAACGAACTCATTTGGCGTGAGTTTTATCGCCACCTTATCGTTGCCTTTCCGCGTTTATGTAAGCGTTTTAACTTCAATGATAAATATAACGCAGTCAGATGGCGTGACGATACCCAAGCATTTAAGCTATGGTGTTGTGGTAAAACTGGCTACCCGATTGTCGATGCGGCAATGCGCCAGCTCAATAAAACTGGCTGGATGCACAATCGACTACGCATGATTGTTGCCAGCTTTTTAACCAAACACCTGCTTATCGATTGGCGTGAAGGCGAAGCCTATTTCATGTCTAAATTAATAGACGGTGACCTGGCGAGTAACAATGGTGGCTGGCAGTGGGCTGCAAGTACAGGATGTGACGCGCAGCCTTATTTTCGTATTTTTAATCCCATCACGCAGAGCGAAAAGTTTGATCCCGATGGTTCCTTTATTCGTACATATGTGCCTGAATTGAAAAATGTTCCAGCAAAGCATATTCATTTTCCCCACGACTATTTAGCGGCATTTGGCGGAAAGGACGACTATGTAGAGCCGCTGGTTGATCATAAAGAAGCAAGGGCGAGAGCACTTGACGCATTTAAGGTTTAA
- a CDS encoding YbgA family protein, which yields MKFSSPIKIGISACLAGDKVRFDSGHKRSNFCMDEFAEHVEYVRFCPEVAIGLPIPRPTIRQIRVGDIIKVSRPDGKEDVAPKLREYGEKVATSQTQNLSGFVFCAKSPSCGMERVKVYNEAGTGNTSEGIGIFAEQIMKHNPLLPCEENGRLNDMHLRENFVMRVFVYKSWQELNQSENIGLHELTNFHAKHKYLLMSHNYQAYKDLGRLLGDGKQFDREALKHKYISGLMSALSKPANRKNQANTLTHLQGYFKSELSSIEKQEMCGAIEQYRKGIVPLYVPLTLLKHHLTVHPKEYLQSQVYFDPYPNELRLRFGI from the coding sequence ATGAAATTTTCATCTCCAATAAAAATTGGCATTAGCGCGTGTTTAGCTGGAGACAAAGTACGATTTGACTCAGGCCATAAGCGTTCAAACTTTTGTATGGATGAATTCGCCGAACATGTTGAGTATGTGCGCTTTTGCCCGGAAGTTGCGATAGGCTTGCCAATTCCAAGACCAACCATTAGGCAGATCCGTGTAGGGGACATCATCAAAGTTAGTCGCCCAGACGGTAAAGAGGATGTCGCACCAAAGCTTAGAGAGTATGGCGAAAAAGTTGCCACCTCACAGACACAGAACCTTTCAGGTTTTGTATTTTGCGCCAAAAGTCCAAGCTGCGGAATGGAGCGTGTTAAGGTCTATAACGAAGCGGGAACTGGTAACACATCTGAAGGTATTGGTATTTTTGCTGAGCAAATCATGAAACATAATCCGCTCTTGCCTTGCGAGGAAAATGGTAGATTGAACGACATGCATCTCAGAGAAAACTTCGTGATGCGCGTGTTTGTCTATAAAAGTTGGCAAGAACTGAACCAATCTGAAAACATCGGTCTACACGAGTTGACAAATTTTCATGCTAAGCACAAATATTTGTTAATGAGCCATAACTATCAAGCTTATAAAGATTTGGGCCGTTTACTTGGTGACGGCAAACAGTTTGATAGAGAGGCACTAAAACATAAATACATTAGCGGCTTGATGTCAGCTCTGAGCAAGCCTGCCAATCGCAAAAACCAAGCAAACACGTTAACGCATCTGCAGGGGTATTTTAAGAGCGAGCTTTCAAGCATCGAGAAGCAAGAAATGTGCGGTGCGATTGAGCAGTATCGCAAAGGTATTGTGCCTTTATATGTGCCGTTGACCTTGCTCAAGCATCACCTTACTGTGCATCCTAAAGAATATTTGCAAAGCCAAGTGTACTTTGACCCATACCCCAACGAACTGCGTTTGAGATTCGGGATTTAA
- a CDS encoding ChrR family anti-sigma-E factor, translated as MIKHHPNDSLLSQFVEGNLPASISVAIAAHVELCPCCQKKTQQLEAQEASVQLGGNSDSALSADFEAIMQAITLDDEIDEVKEYVQPTFSYQGRNVQLPRAIANIDRSKFSGVGKILRSRLLLEDGDLRSSLLQIGAEGEIPEHTHTGFEITLLLDGDFADEAGEYVPGDFIWQDGEHNHSPRTKEGCLCFTVVSSALHFNRGLSKLLNPIGKLIY; from the coding sequence ATGATTAAGCATCACCCTAATGACTCATTACTCAGTCAATTTGTTGAAGGCAACTTGCCTGCAAGCATCAGTGTCGCCATCGCAGCGCATGTCGAGTTGTGCCCTTGTTGTCAGAAAAAGACTCAACAACTCGAAGCGCAGGAGGCGAGTGTTCAGCTCGGAGGGAACAGCGACTCCGCACTCAGTGCCGATTTCGAGGCGATAATGCAAGCGATAACACTCGACGATGAAATCGACGAAGTTAAAGAATATGTTCAACCAACATTTAGCTATCAAGGCAGGAATGTTCAACTACCCCGCGCGATTGCGAATATCGACCGCAGCAAATTTTCAGGCGTAGGCAAAATCTTACGTTCGCGATTATTATTAGAAGATGGCGACTTGCGCTCAAGTCTCCTACAAATTGGTGCGGAAGGCGAAATCCCAGAGCACACCCACACCGGCTTTGAAATCACTCTGCTACTTGATGGCGATTTTGCAGATGAAGCGGGAGAATATGTACCGGGCGACTTTATTTGGCAAGATGGCGAACATAATCATTCTCCGCGCACAAAAGAAGGCTGCCTGTGCTTTACCGTAGTAAGTAGTGCACTACACTTTAATAGAGGCTTAAGTAAGCTGTTAAACCCAATTGGCAAATTGATTTATTAA
- a CDS encoding sigma-70 family RNA polymerase sigma factor, translated as MLGQQQSTDCNVQSGTRKAVQETPSQALSDALVKVAEKRDRKAFAFLFEYFAPKIRRFGVKQFGNDAQAMELVQDTMTSVWRKAHLYHHDKGAATTWIYTVMRNASFDALRKMKSNKEEHISEDIWPIIQDSQADDDGFQDHLQTAQIQKYINKLPPAQRDIVKGVYFQEMSQEQLAEHLNIPVGTVKSRLRLALQKLRAEMGDQA; from the coding sequence ATGTTAGGCCAACAGCAATCTACAGATTGCAATGTTCAGTCAGGAACTCGCAAAGCAGTGCAAGAAACACCCTCTCAAGCGTTATCGGACGCTTTAGTTAAGGTTGCAGAAAAACGAGATCGCAAAGCTTTTGCGTTCTTGTTCGAGTATTTTGCGCCAAAAATTAGGCGCTTCGGCGTGAAGCAATTTGGTAACGACGCTCAGGCGATGGAGCTCGTCCAGGACACGATGACTTCCGTGTGGCGCAAAGCACACCTCTATCACCACGATAAGGGTGCAGCCACGACGTGGATATACACTGTGATGCGCAACGCGTCGTTTGACGCATTGCGTAAAATGAAGAGTAATAAAGAAGAACACATAAGTGAAGACATTTGGCCGATAATTCAAGATTCTCAAGCTGACGATGATGGTTTTCAAGATCACTTGCAAACGGCACAAATTCAAAAGTATATTAATAAGTTGCCTCCAGCACAGCGAGACATAGTCAAAGGCGTGTACTTTCAAGAAATGTCCCAAGAGCAATTGGCTGAACATCTTAATATTCCGGTTGGTACTGTTAAATCACGTTTACGGCTAGCTTTACAAAAACTTCGCGCAGAAATGGGAGATCAAGCATGA
- a CDS encoding LON peptidase substrate-binding domain-containing protein gives MKLALFPLPIFLLPGGFTRLRIFEQRYLYMVKEAAKTEQGFVLCPYADDMPHNVPKEGVHVKIVDFSQDDDGQLLIDVEALSRVEISNVEVDKQSLRYGKCDIIEGPPWQCSEEAFSLVDETLIGKLQSVFIANPILDDLYRDKHFTQPLWVAYRWLEILPISMTQKLKIKQAQTFEQVAEFLHTVLDEK, from the coding sequence ATGAAACTAGCTTTATTTCCATTGCCAATATTCTTGCTTCCAGGCGGGTTTACCCGTTTGCGGATCTTTGAGCAGCGCTATTTATATATGGTAAAAGAGGCCGCCAAAACAGAGCAAGGTTTTGTATTGTGTCCATACGCAGATGATATGCCGCACAATGTGCCGAAAGAAGGCGTGCACGTCAAAATCGTCGACTTCTCGCAAGACGATGATGGTCAGCTGCTTATCGATGTTGAGGCGCTATCGCGGGTCGAGATCAGCAATGTGGAAGTGGATAAGCAGTCTTTACGTTATGGCAAATGCGACATTATTGAAGGACCACCATGGCAATGCAGTGAAGAAGCATTTAGCCTAGTTGATGAAACCCTTATTGGTAAGCTACAGAGCGTTTTTATCGCGAATCCCATCCTCGATGATTTGTACCGCGACAAACATTTTACTCAGCCACTATGGGTTGCTTATCGTTGGCTAGAAATTTTACCCATCTCAATGACTCAAAAACTGAAAATAAAACAAGCACAAACATTTGAACAGGTGGCAGAGTTCTTACATACTGTATTAGATGAAAAATAG
- a CDS encoding MGMT family protein, with the protein MKSSNPQQEFAEKVFTVIGGIPFGKVASYGQIARLAESPKHARTVGQLLKHLPQGSTLPWYRVVNSQRRISFPLDSSKFHEQKARLQAEGVAFSNRNVIAKHCVWE; encoded by the coding sequence ATGAAAAGCAGCAATCCTCAACAAGAATTCGCTGAAAAAGTCTTCACCGTAATCGGTGGTATCCCGTTTGGAAAAGTTGCGTCTTATGGGCAAATAGCGAGATTAGCTGAATCTCCAAAACATGCGAGAACGGTAGGCCAATTACTAAAGCACCTACCACAAGGTTCAACGTTACCTTGGTACAGAGTAGTAAATAGCCAGCGGCGTATTTCGTTCCCTCTGGACAGTAGTAAATTTCACGAGCAAAAGGCTCGCTTGCAAGCCGAGGGCGTTGCCTTTTCAAATCGTAACGTGATAGCTAAACACTGTGTTTGGGAATAA
- a CDS encoding LysR family transcriptional regulator, with protein MKISDLAAFCTVVEAPSLTEAANKLHKTQPAVSQSIKRLEQSLGFSLFEREKYRNVLTEQGRRFYFEAEKLLNHHRDLSLLATEFAAGNEPSFNICYEPIVYQNQIDQVLGNAFIKFPATEMNISSGKRFFALEQVTQGIANLGIGPWFDLFHSTGDLESMPIGHVKLGLVSLTGYMPPELSFSELSQYPSLAMKESKFKFDSERLAYRNSNNVMKLDDALAIKRYLLQGMGYALIGLDLCREELESGVLQQVRVFDRKDEFEAEIHAYRLHISHHGPVARYFWDKLKELNIRYEKQQSSTRIR; from the coding sequence ATGAAGATTTCGGACTTAGCAGCGTTTTGCACCGTTGTTGAAGCGCCAAGCCTTACCGAAGCGGCGAATAAGCTTCATAAGACACAGCCAGCGGTCTCTCAATCAATTAAAAGATTAGAACAATCTTTAGGATTTTCTCTTTTTGAGCGTGAGAAATATCGCAATGTGTTAACAGAGCAAGGTCGTCGATTTTATTTTGAAGCCGAAAAATTGCTTAATCATCATAGAGACTTGTCATTACTCGCGACTGAATTTGCAGCTGGTAATGAGCCAAGCTTTAACATCTGTTACGAACCGATCGTATATCAAAACCAAATTGATCAAGTATTGGGCAACGCCTTCATTAAGTTTCCGGCAACCGAAATGAATATCTCTAGTGGTAAACGGTTTTTTGCACTTGAACAAGTCACGCAGGGAATTGCGAATCTTGGTATTGGCCCTTGGTTTGACCTTTTCCATTCAACAGGCGACCTAGAGTCAATGCCGATTGGACACGTAAAATTAGGTTTGGTCTCACTAACAGGCTATATGCCACCAGAACTTAGCTTTTCGGAGCTTTCACAATACCCCTCCCTTGCAATGAAAGAAAGTAAATTCAAGTTTGACAGTGAACGTTTGGCATATCGCAACAGTAACAACGTTATGAAGCTCGATGATGCGCTGGCAATAAAAAGATACCTATTGCAAGGTATGGGATATGCCTTAATCGGTCTTGACCTTTGTAGAGAAGAGTTAGAGTCAGGTGTTTTGCAACAAGTGAGAGTGTTTGATAGAAAGGACGAGTTTGAAGCTGAAATTCACGCTTATCGTTTGCATATTTCCCACCATGGGCCAGTAGCGAGATATTTTTGGGACAAATTAAAAGAGTTAAATATTCGATATGAAAAGCAGCAATCCTCAACAAGAATTCGCTGA